A region of Pseudorasbora parva isolate DD20220531a chromosome 14, ASM2467924v1, whole genome shotgun sequence DNA encodes the following proteins:
- the tnfaip8l1 gene encoding tumor necrosis factor alpha-induced protein 8-like protein 1 isoform X2, producing the protein MDSFSTKNLALQAQKKLMSKMATKSVANLFIDDTSSEVLDELYRVTKEYTRNRKEAQKIIKNLIKMVVKLGVLYRNGQFNNEELALVERFRKKVHTLAMTAVSFYQIDFTFDRRVMSNLLNDCRELLHQAINRHLTAKSHGRINHVFNHFSDCDFLATLYGPSEVYRGHLQKICEGVNKMLDDGNL; encoded by the coding sequence ATGGACTCGTTCAGCACGAAGAACCTCGCCCTACAGGCCCAGAAGAAGCTCATGAGCAAGATGGCGACTAAGTCAGTGGCCAATCTCTTCATAGACGACACCAGCAGCGAGGTACTGGATGAGCTGTACCGGGTGACCAAAGAGTACACGCGCAACCGCAAGGAGGCCCAGAAGATCATCAAGAACCTCATTAAAATGGTGGTCAAGTTGGGCGTCCTCTACCGCAACGGGCAGTTCAACAACGAGGAGCTTGCGTTGGTTGAACGCTTCCGGAAGAAGGTGCATACGCTCGCCATGACGGCTGTTAGCTTCTACCAGATCGACTTCACCTTCGACCGCCGCGTCATGAGCAACTTACTCAACGATTGCCGAGAACTTCTGCACCAGGCAATCAACCGGCACCTGACGGCGAAATCTCATGGCCGTATCAATCACGTCTTCAATCACTTCTCCGACTGTGACTTCCTCGCCACGCTGTATGGACCTTCGGAAGTTTACCGCGGACACTTGCAGAAGATCTGTGAAGGAGTCAACAAGATGCTGGATGATGGCAATCTTTGA
- the tnfaip8l1 gene encoding tumor necrosis factor alpha-induced protein 8-like protein 1 isoform X1, with the protein MFSNVLHNLLLSHYPIMENATLYLQEDIMDSFSTKNLALQAQKKLMSKMATKSVANLFIDDTSSEVLDELYRVTKEYTRNRKEAQKIIKNLIKMVVKLGVLYRNGQFNNEELALVERFRKKVHTLAMTAVSFYQIDFTFDRRVMSNLLNDCRELLHQAINRHLTAKSHGRINHVFNHFSDCDFLATLYGPSEVYRGHLQKICEGVNKMLDDGNL; encoded by the exons ATGTTCTCCAACGTCCTCCACAATCTCTTGCTTTCCCACTACCCAATCATGGAGAACGCAACCTTATACCTCCAGGAAG ACATCATGGACTCGTTCAGCACGAAGAACCTCGCCCTACAGGCCCAGAAGAAGCTCATGAGCAAGATGGCGACTAAGTCAGTGGCCAATCTCTTCATAGACGACACCAGCAGCGAGGTACTGGATGAGCTGTACCGGGTGACCAAAGAGTACACGCGCAACCGCAAGGAGGCCCAGAAGATCATCAAGAACCTCATTAAAATGGTGGTCAAGTTGGGCGTCCTCTACCGCAACGGGCAGTTCAACAACGAGGAGCTTGCGTTGGTTGAACGCTTCCGGAAGAAGGTGCATACGCTCGCCATGACGGCTGTTAGCTTCTACCAGATCGACTTCACCTTCGACCGCCGCGTCATGAGCAACTTACTCAACGATTGCCGAGAACTTCTGCACCAGGCAATCAACCGGCACCTGACGGCGAAATCTCATGGCCGTATCAATCACGTCTTCAATCACTTCTCCGACTGTGACTTCCTCGCCACGCTGTATGGACCTTCGGAAGTTTACCGCGGACACTTGCAGAAGATCTGTGAAGGAGTCAACAAGATGCTGGATGATGGCAATCTTTGA
- the cers1 gene encoding ceramide synthase 1, whose amino-acid sequence METNHMDDGSSSDGTELETMPGYMELITRSYSVIFSAFRDCKDCGLELSRKTLLDHAYITWMEIFLFFMCAVMWTKVRKGLAVYIFEPFGQWCCIPSKDVSKMPESAWKLAFYTMSWSYSTYLLFFTSYSFFQNPPSVFYDWKSGMSVPLDIAIAYLIQGSFYGHSIYATIYMDAWRKDSLVMVVHHFITLALITFSYAFRYHNIGILVLFLHDINDIQLEFTKVNVYFKIRGGKEYFINDVLSNMGAVSFSITWFWFRLYWFPLKVMWASCVTSLQSVPNIPFYFFFNILLFALLLMNIYWFLFIVLFVAKVLTGQMKEVNDVREYEEDDLKERTDTNDQMSTEGKHVQNGTSKKKHQ is encoded by the exons ATGGAAACCAATCACATGGATGATGGTTCCTCCAGCGATGGGACGGAGTTGGAGACCATGCCTGGCTACATGGAGCTCATCACCAGATCATATTCGGTCATTTTCAGTGCCTTTAGAGACTGTAAAGACTGCGGACTGGAACTGTCCAGAAAAACCTTGCTGGATCATGCCTACATAACCTGGATGGAGATCTTCCTGTTCTTCATGTGCGCGGTCATGTGGACGAAGGTGCGCAAGGGATTGGCCGTGTACATCTTTGAG CCTTTTGGACAATGGTGTTGTATCCCGTCAAAAGATGTCTCAAAGATGCCGGAGAGTGCGTGGAAGCTGGCCTTCTACACAATGTCATGGTCATACAGCACCTACCTTTTGTTTTTCACTAGTTATTCCTTCTTTCAAAACCCTCCGTCTGTGTTTTACG ACTGGAAGAGTGGGATGTCAGTACCCCTCGATATTGCAATAGCTTACCTTATCCAGGGAAGCTTCTACGGCCATTCCATATATGCCACAATCTACATGGACGCATGGAGAAAGGACTCCCTTGTCATGGTGGTGCATCACTTCATCACTCTGGCCCTGATAACATTCTCCTATGCCTTTAG ATATCACAACATTGGCATTCTCGTCCTCTTTCTTCATGACATCAATGACATTCAGTTGGAATTCACCAAGGTCAACGTTTATTTCAAGATTCGGGGAGGGAAAGAGTACTTCATCAATGATGTCCTGTCCAACATGGGTGCCGTTAGCTTTAGTATCACATG GTTTTGGTTCCGTTTGTACTGGTTCCCCCTTAAAGTTATGTGGGCCTCCTGCGTCACCAGCCTCCAGTCTGTTCCCAACATCCCTTTCTACTTCTTCTTCAACATACTCCTGTTTGCCCTGCTCCTCATGAATATCTACTGGTTCCTG TTCATCGTGCTGTTTGTGGCGAAGGTCCTGACGGGCCAGATGAAGGAAGTAAACGATGTCCGGGAGTACGAAGAAGATGACCTAAAGGAGAGAACAGACACTAATGATCAGATGTCTACTGAAGG GAAACATGTGCAGAATGGGACGAGCAAGAAGAAACATCAATAG